GAGGAATGTCTGTGGGAGAGCGAGGATGAAGAGGAAATCAGTACTGATTTGAAATCTAAAGTTAAGATCATTGAAGTTAAAGATGAAGCACAGATCAAAAAAGACAATAGGTATGTATACTTTTTATTGTGcatgtaatatttttattatgatcAATTGAAGCACAACTTGCCATTGTCttaaaaattaatgtatataaataaataattctttttatcattaatttgaattattattttacagtGCTGATGATGAAAATGTCAAAGGCATTCCAGATTTCTGGTTAACAATATTCAAAAATGTTGGAATGTTGGCTGAAATGCTTCAGGAACATGATGAACCAATTTTGAAGCACCTGTATGACATCAAAGTTCTGTTCTTAGAGAAAGATCCTATGGTGCGTTTACAGTTAAAATATGTATTAAATTTGACcgttataaatttatattttaacattgtatatgtttatttttagGGTTTTGTATTAGAATTTCACTTTTCTCCAAACGATTACTTTTCTAATTCAGTTTTGACAAAGGAGTATCACATGAAATGTGTACCTGAAAAAGATGATCCTTTCAGTTTTGAAGGTCCAGAAATTTACAAGTGCaaagtaaataaaacaaaaaagttaCGAACAAAATTATCGTCGAAAATGTACTAAAGttgtttgtttaaatatttttagggTTGTATTATTGACtggaaaaaaggaaagaacGTCACCGTCAAAACGATTAAGAAAAGTCAGAAACACAAGTCTCGAGGTTCCAAGCGTACTGTAACCAAGACTGTTCAGAATGATTCATTCTTTAATTTCTTCACTCCACCAATTGGTATGATAAAAAAGTCCATtcataatataattttcatggTGTAAATTTCATTTAACATCTTCATGGCTTATTTTCCAATAAATTTGCAGTGCCCGATGATGCGGATGCAGAAGTTGATGATGAAACCCAAGTCTTGCTAACATCTGATTTTGAAATTGGCCATTACATCAGAGAGAGAATAGTCCCCAGAGCTATCCTATACTTCACAGgtaaaaatagaatttaaGAGACAAAATACAAGTTGTTATAGATTGAttggaaaaaaacaaattaaacggtacaatttatttttataggtGAAGGTTTGGAGGATGAGGACGAGGATTACGAAGAAGATGACGGAGATGATGATGACggagatgatgatgatgatgatgatgaagatgaagaagatGGCTCTCATTCAGGTGGGAAATTGCAAGAAGATGGTTCTCAACCTGCTGAATGTAAACAGCAGTAACCAATTattcgtataaaaaaataattgatactGTTGGAGCGaaactattttaaaaacaagacATAAAAACTACTGGCTAATAACTGCCTAGATATCCTGCATCCGTGTCTTTGATTCATCGCTCTTTGTAAAATCAGTCTTTACTAATCATATCATGTCTCCTATTCCAGATGAAAACTAGATCAAAGGCAATAGCAACGAGAGAAATTTGGTAAAGAACATCTTGTCATCTTCAGCAATTAATTGCTTCATCTTGTACTATTATTACGTTTCTAAACAAACAGGAAATGTTTTTTCCAAAGAGATGCTACGTTAATACGTATAACAAATTTTTGGTACTGTTAAAGacattttaatacaaaatttacaaaaacaaaTTTGGCTGTTAGAAGGCAAAATTGTATGTACACGCTACATTTTTCTACAATAAAGGCAgatgtgtttttatttttttcaattttgaataagttttattctaatatataatattataatagttatttaattttttttttttaacaattcgaaacgttttaaaaaaatcttttatgTAATCAATTCTTTTCTACAATAAATGcataaaggtttttatttttttcaactttgtTGTTTATTTGGAATGGGATAATTATTACCTAATGATGACCAATTAATATCAAACAGTGCGATTACTTATATCTTATAAAATAAACATGAGCTCCTTTCGTGATAAATTTTAAGTAGAATACGTAAAAAACCTTATGTAGGCGAGTTTTTTACCATTGTATGTATAAAAGCTGTTTCTATGTCATATATATCGCGGTTCAGTTCCAGCTAATAGTTGCCTTGTGATGATGTGATCACGTGCTGCGCATGTGTGGGTGTGAATATAGGCAAAAGCAATTATATAGTGACTTAGTATCTTTCAAGTGATCCACACAATAGCAGGGCGATACACGGCGTGTGTGTGAGGTCGGGCCAAGATTTGATAATGCTCAAAATGTATAA
The DNA window shown above is from Nasonia vitripennis strain AsymCx chromosome 3 unlocalized genomic scaffold, Nvit_psr_1.1 chr3_random0004, whole genome shotgun sequence and carries:
- the LOC100117842 gene encoding nucleosome assembly protein 1-like isoform 1 (isoform 1 is encoded by transcript variant 1; The RefSeq protein has 1 substitution compared to this genomic sequence); this encodes MAVDPERARASDLDSMEDEDETTKPTKKYTQENLLAALQDRLNEFNIEHLPAPVKRRIKALKQLQLKTTHIEAKFYEEVHALECRYYQLCAPYYEQRSNVVSGIYEPKDEECLWESEDEEEISTDLKSKVKIIEVKDEAQIKKDNSADDENVKGIPDFWLTIFKNVGMLAEMLQEHDEPILKHLYDIKVLFLEKDPMGFVLEFHFSPNDYFSNSVLTKEYHMKCVPEKDDPFSFEGPEIYKCKGCIIDWKKGKNVTVKTIKKSQKHKSRGSKRTVTKTVQNDSFFNFFTPPIVPDDADAEVDDETQVLLTSDFEIGHYIRERIVPRAILYFTGEGLEDEDEDYEEDDGDDDDGDDDDDDDEDEEDGSHSGGKLQEDGSQPAECKQQ
- the LOC100117842 gene encoding nucleosome assembly protein 1-like isoform X2, translating into MAVDPERASASDLDSMEDEDETTKPTKKYTQENLLAALQDRLNEFNIEHLPAPVKRRIKALKQLQLKTTHIEAKFYEEVHALECRYYQLCAPYYEQRSNVVSGIYEPKDEECLWESEDEEEISTDLKSKVKIIEVKDEAQIKKDNSADDENVKGIPDFWLTIFKNVGMLAEMLQEHDEPILKHLYDIKVLFLEKDPMGFVLEFHFSPNDYFSNSVLTKEYHMKCVPEKDDPFSFEGPEIYKCKGCIIDWKKGKNVTVKTIKKSQKHKSRGSKRTVTKTVQNDSFFNFFTPPIVPDDADAEVDDETQVLLTSDFEIGHYIRERIVPRAILYFTGEGLEDEDEDYEEDDGDDDDGDDDDDDDEDEEDGSHSDEN
- the LOC100117842 gene encoding nucleosome assembly protein 1-like isoform X1, whose translation is MAVDPERASASDLDSMEDEDETTKPTKKYTQENLLAALQDRLNEFNIEHLPAPVKRRIKALKQLQLKTTHIEAKFYEEVHALECRYYQLCAPYYEQRSNVVSGIYEPKDEECLWESEDEEEISTDLKSKVKIIEVKDEAQIKKDNSADDENVKGIPDFWLTIFKNVGMLAEMLQEHDEPILKHLYDIKVLFLEKDPMGFVLEFHFSPNDYFSNSVLTKEYHMKCVPEKDDPFSFEGPEIYKCKGCIIDWKKGKNVTVKTIKKSQKHKSRGSKRTVTKTVQNDSFFNFFTPPIVPDDADAEVDDETQVLLTSDFEIGHYIRERIVPRAILYFTGEGLEDEDEDYEEDDGDDDDGDDDDDDDEDEEDGSHSGGKLQEDGSQPAECKQQ
- the LOC100117842 gene encoding nucleosome assembly protein 1-like isoform 2 (isoform 2 is encoded by transcript variant 2; The RefSeq protein has 1 substitution compared to this genomic sequence); the encoded protein is MAVDPERARASDLDSMEDEDETTKPTKKYTQENLLAALQDRLNEFNIEHLPAPVKRRIKALKQLQLKTTHIEAKFYEEVHALECRYYQLCAPYYEQRSNVVSGIYEPKDEECLWESEDEEEISTDLKSKVKIIEVKDEAQIKKDNSADDENVKGIPDFWLTIFKNVGMLAEMLQEHDEPILKHLYDIKVLFLEKDPMGFVLEFHFSPNDYFSNSVLTKEYHMKCVPEKDDPFSFEGPEIYKCKGCIIDWKKGKNVTVKTIKKSQKHKSRGSKRTVTKTVQNDSFFNFFTPPIVPDDADAEVDDETQVLLTSDFEIGHYIRERIVPRAILYFTGEGLEDEDEDYEEDDGDDDDGDDDDDDDEDEEDGSHSDEN